A genome region from Blautia coccoides includes the following:
- a CDS encoding IS110 family transposase — MIYVGIDVAKDKHDCFITNSDGEVLFKAFTIKNNLDGFDELYQKIESVMEDASKVKVGLEATGHYSYNLLGYLLDKGLATFVINPLHTNLYRKSLSLRQTKTDKVDAHTIASMLMSDVNLKSYSDTSYHNEELKSLTRYRFDKVKERAKLKTSISRLVCILFPELEKLVPTLHQNSVYELLYEFPGAKQVANAHLTRLSNLLETASKGHYTKETSIAFREAARTSIGSNMPAKSLELKHTIKLIRELDSEIEEIENEIKVIMDEINSPILSIPGISYRMGAMIIAEIGDFSQFDSPDKILAYAGMSPSTYQSGQLDNCYARMEKRGSRYLRYALFNATAYVCLWDPTYKAYLAKKRAEGKHYYVAMSHATKKLVRLIYHLERTGQQYQKAI; from the coding sequence ATGATTTACGTAGGAATTGATGTCGCAAAAGATAAGCATGATTGCTTTATCACAAACTCTGATGGCGAAGTCCTTTTCAAGGCTTTTACCATCAAAAACAATCTCGATGGGTTCGACGAGCTTTATCAGAAAATAGAATCCGTTATGGAAGATGCTTCTAAAGTAAAAGTAGGCCTAGAAGCCACTGGACACTATAGTTACAATCTTCTCGGATATCTGCTTGATAAAGGTCTGGCCACCTTTGTTATCAACCCGTTACATACTAATCTGTACAGAAAAAGTCTAAGCCTTAGACAGACGAAAACGGATAAAGTTGATGCCCATACAATTGCTTCTATGCTAATGTCTGACGTGAACTTAAAGTCCTACTCAGACACATCGTATCACAACGAAGAGCTTAAGTCACTTACTCGCTATCGTTTTGATAAAGTTAAAGAACGCGCGAAGCTTAAAACATCTATATCCCGTCTTGTATGTATCCTTTTCCCTGAGTTAGAAAAGCTTGTTCCAACACTTCATCAGAATTCTGTTTATGAGTTACTCTACGAATTTCCTGGTGCAAAACAGGTAGCTAATGCACATCTCACAAGACTTTCAAATCTTCTTGAAACCGCATCTAAAGGCCACTACACAAAAGAAACCTCTATCGCTTTTAGAGAGGCTGCAAGAACCTCTATCGGTTCAAATATGCCAGCTAAATCGCTTGAATTAAAGCACACCATTAAGCTCATTAGAGAGCTAGATTCTGAAATCGAAGAGATTGAAAACGAGATTAAAGTCATCATGGATGAAATCAATTCTCCAATCCTTAGCATTCCTGGAATCAGCTATCGAATGGGTGCCATGATTATTGCTGAAATAGGTGACTTTAGCCAATTCGACTCTCCAGATAAGATCCTTGCTTATGCAGGAATGTCGCCTTCTACCTATCAATCCGGCCAGTTAGATAACTGTTATGCCAGAATGGAAAAACGTGGTTCTAGATACCTTAGATATGCTCTGTTTAATGCAACCGCATATGTTTGTCTATGGGATCCAACCTACAAGGCTTATCTTGCCAAGAAACGAGCTGAAGGCAAGCATTACTATGTTGCAATGTCTCACGCGACCAAGAAACTAGTTCGGCTAATTTATCATCTCGAACGCACTGGACAGCAATACCAAAAAGCAATCTAA
- the lysA gene encoding diaminopimelate decarboxylase → MEHNLREAGFFGNMEPEQITEKYGSPVYVYNEETLRSRCRELKSMAEYPHFVIDYSIKANFNPALLQIVKEEGLEVDVMSPGEIYLAKMAGYEADEIFYICNNVSEEEMRYAIEAGVTTSVDSLSQLEQYGRLNPGGKVAIRLNPGHGAGHHQKVVTAGKKTKFGIDVEMISEVKAILARYNLTLVGLNQHIGSLFLDKEQYLKSVDTLLNCAKEFPDLEFVDFGGGFGISYYKDDKVQRLDLKDLGKSLDEIMYRFAEEYGREIIFRVEPGRYVTAESSVLLGTVNTVKTNHGKKYVGTDIGFNVLMRPVLYDSYHEIELYGKHAETSGVKETVTVVGNICESGDILAEDRELPAVKEKDIIGVRDAGAYGHVMSSNYNGRLRPAEVLVKNSGEICLIRKRDTLEDLVRNYVLLP, encoded by the coding sequence ATGGAGCACAATTTGAGAGAAGCGGGCTTCTTTGGGAATATGGAGCCTGAACAGATAACAGAAAAGTATGGAAGTCCGGTTTATGTATATAATGAAGAAACTCTGCGTTCCCGATGCAGGGAACTGAAAAGTATGGCAGAATATCCTCATTTTGTCATTGACTATTCTATTAAGGCCAATTTTAATCCGGCCCTTTTGCAGATCGTGAAGGAGGAAGGCCTTGAAGTGGATGTGATGTCCCCGGGAGAGATTTATCTGGCTAAGATGGCAGGGTATGAGGCAGACGAAATTTTTTATATCTGTAATAATGTCTCTGAGGAGGAGATGCGCTATGCCATAGAAGCGGGAGTGACCACCAGTGTAGACTCTTTGTCTCAATTGGAGCAGTACGGCAGGTTGAACCCAGGTGGGAAAGTGGCCATTCGTCTGAATCCGGGACATGGCGCAGGCCATCACCAAAAAGTTGTCACAGCGGGCAAAAAGACAAAATTCGGGATTGATGTGGAAATGATCAGTGAAGTGAAAGCGATTCTTGCTCGCTATAATCTCACACTAGTTGGTTTGAATCAACACATAGGGTCTCTGTTTTTGGATAAAGAGCAGTATTTAAAGAGTGTGGATACGCTTTTAAACTGCGCAAAGGAATTTCCTGATCTGGAGTTTGTGGATTTTGGAGGTGGTTTTGGTATTTCTTATTACAAAGATGACAAGGTCCAGAGGCTGGATTTAAAGGATTTGGGTAAATCCCTGGATGAAATCATGTATCGGTTTGCAGAAGAATATGGAAGAGAGATCATATTCAGAGTAGAGCCGGGACGCTATGTCACAGCGGAATCCTCTGTGCTTTTGGGAACTGTGAACACAGTGAAGACCAACCATGGGAAAAAATATGTGGGTACTGATATTGGGTTTAATGTACTCATGCGCCCTGTGTTATATGATTCTTACCATGAGATTGAGCTATATGGGAAACATGCAGAGACATCCGGTGTAAAGGAGACAGTTACAGTTGTAGGTAATATTTGCGAGAGCGGTGATATTCTGGCAGAGGACAGAGAGCTTCCGGCAGTGAAAGAAAAAGATATCATTGGCGTACGGGATGCAGGGGCCTATGGTCATGTCATGAGCTCCAACTATAATGGGAGACTCAGGCCGGCAGAGGTGCTGGTGAAAAATAGTGGAGAGATCTGTCTCATCAGAAAAAGGGATACCTTGGAAGATTTAGTGAGAAATTATGTTTTGCTGCCATAA
- a CDS encoding LysR family transcriptional regulator — MNTTSLETFLTLSKILNFTKASEALFVAQSTVTNRIAELEKELGQPLFIRSPRSLKLTEAGIRFIDYANRILALEKSAITTLNAQDCSRENLHLGTTNTIYECHLRTPLLGYMQENRNVNTKITISHSMELLHALQDDLLDFAFTYIPLKKQGFHCQCFKKDELVLVCRFSDTKYQTGITRKELPKLNYLFCNFALQEVGLFIRQLFPDNYQFPFEIDNSTKLLDFVLAGLGYSFLPLSLVKKEINAGRLRMIPLLDFDSPIINNYLTMKEGMTFPFDL, encoded by the coding sequence ATGAACACAACCTCTCTTGAAACATTTTTAACACTCAGCAAAATCCTTAATTTTACCAAAGCTTCCGAAGCACTTTTTGTAGCCCAGTCCACTGTCACAAACAGAATTGCCGAATTAGAAAAAGAGCTTGGCCAGCCTCTCTTTATCCGCAGTCCAAGAAGCCTGAAGCTTACAGAAGCCGGCATTAGATTCATAGATTACGCCAACCGTATCCTTGCCTTGGAAAAGTCAGCCATCACGACGCTGAACGCACAGGACTGTTCAAGAGAAAATCTGCACCTGGGCACAACCAATACCATTTATGAATGCCACCTGAGAACACCTCTTCTCGGCTATATGCAGGAAAATCGAAATGTAAATACCAAAATCACCATCTCACACTCTATGGAACTGCTCCATGCGCTGCAGGATGATCTGCTGGATTTTGCTTTTACCTATATTCCTCTGAAAAAACAGGGGTTTCACTGTCAGTGCTTTAAAAAAGATGAGCTGGTTCTTGTCTGCCGTTTCAGCGATACCAAATACCAGACAGGAATCACCAGAAAAGAGCTTCCAAAACTGAATTACCTTTTCTGCAATTTTGCCCTGCAGGAGGTAGGTCTCTTTATCAGACAGCTCTTTCCTGACAATTACCAGTTTCCCTTTGAGATCGACAACAGCACAAAACTTCTCGACTTTGTCCTGGCCGGTCTGGGATATAGCTTCCTCCCTCTCAGCCTCGTAAAAAAGGAAATCAATGCCGGCAGACTACGCATGATCCCGCTGCTGGATTTTGATTCGCCTATAATAAATAATTATTTGACCATGAAAGAGGGTATGACTTTTCCATTTGACCTTTAA
- a CDS encoding PH domain-containing protein has product MSDNLIWEDRKHFMWFPWSFTKYYIENERLMIEAGLLKTTLDETLLYRIVDVTMVQTLAGKIFGTGDLIVKTKVDSNPEITLKNISEPKKVRAMLSEMVEDCRQRKNVVGREFYGEHSHTDENEEDEY; this is encoded by the coding sequence ATGAGTGATAATTTAATATGGGAAGACAGGAAGCATTTTATGTGGTTTCCTTGGTCATTTACGAAATATTATATAGAGAATGAGAGACTGATGATAGAAGCCGGACTTCTGAAAACAACCCTGGATGAGACTCTTTTATATAGGATCGTGGATGTGACTATGGTTCAGACTCTGGCCGGTAAAATCTTCGGCACCGGGGATTTGATCGTAAAGACAAAGGTGGACAGCAATCCGGAGATCACATTGAAAAATATTTCTGAGCCAAAGAAGGTCCGCGCTATGCTCTCAGAGATGGTGGAGGACTGCAGGCAGAGGAAAAACGTAGTGGGCAGAGAATTTTACGGGGAACATTCGCATACAGATGAGAATGAAGAAGATGAATATTAA
- a CDS encoding ABC-F family ATP-binding cassette domain-containing protein: MIAANNVTLRIGKKALFEDVNIKFTEGNCYGLIGANGAGKSTFLKILSGQLETTSGDITITPGQRLSFLQQDHFKYDAYSVFDTVIMGNKRLYDIMKEKEAIYAKEDFTDEDGIRASELEGEFAEMNGWEAESDAAQLLNGLGIETELHYSIMGDLTGSQKVKILLAQALFGNPDILLLDEPTNHLDLDAIEWLEEFLINFENTVIVVSHDRYFLNKVCTHTADIDYGKIQLYAGNYDFWYESSQLLIKQMKEANRKKEEKIKELQEFISRFSANASKSKQATSRKRALEKIQLDEMRPSSRKYPYIDFRPNRDIGNEVLMVEGLSKTIDGVKVLDNISFTLGHDDKVAFVGGNEQAKTVLFRILAGELEPDEGTYKWGVTTSQSYFPKDNTAEFDNDLTIADWLTQYSEIKDATYVRGFLGRMLFPGEDGVKKVRILSGGEKVRCLLSKMMISGANVLIFDEPTNHLDMESITALNNGMIKFPGVILFASHDHQIVQTTANRIMEILPNGVLIDKITTYDEYLASDEMARKRQVYTMTEEDN, translated from the coding sequence ATGATCGCAGCAAATAATGTTACTTTACGAATCGGTAAAAAAGCACTGTTTGAAGATGTCAACATTAAGTTTACAGAAGGAAACTGTTATGGTCTGATCGGTGCTAACGGCGCCGGTAAATCTACATTTTTAAAGATACTTTCCGGTCAGCTGGAGACCACCAGCGGTGATATCACTATCACACCCGGACAGCGTCTCTCCTTCCTTCAGCAGGACCATTTCAAATATGATGCTTATTCGGTGTTTGACACCGTTATCATGGGCAATAAACGTCTATATGATATTATGAAAGAAAAAGAAGCCATTTACGCCAAAGAGGATTTTACTGACGAAGACGGAATCCGTGCCAGTGAGCTGGAGGGTGAGTTTGCCGAGATGAACGGCTGGGAAGCAGAATCCGATGCGGCGCAGCTCTTAAACGGTCTGGGCATCGAGACAGAACTGCACTATTCCATCATGGGTGACCTGACAGGAAGCCAGAAAGTGAAAATTCTTCTTGCACAGGCTCTGTTTGGCAATCCTGATATTCTTCTTCTGGATGAGCCTACCAACCACCTGGATCTGGATGCTATTGAATGGCTGGAGGAATTCCTGATCAACTTTGAAAATACCGTTATTGTTGTGTCCCATGACCGTTATTTCTTAAATAAGGTCTGTACACATACCGCAGATATTGACTACGGCAAGATCCAGCTCTATGCCGGAAACTACGACTTCTGGTACGAGTCCAGCCAGCTTCTCATCAAACAGATGAAAGAGGCCAACCGGAAAAAAGAGGAGAAGATCAAAGAATTGCAGGAGTTTATTTCAAGATTCTCTGCCAACGCCTCCAAATCCAAACAGGCCACTTCCAGAAAACGTGCTCTGGAAAAGATCCAGTTGGATGAAATGCGTCCTTCCAGCCGTAAATACCCCTATATTGATTTCCGTCCTAACCGGGACATTGGAAACGAAGTGTTGATGGTAGAGGGTCTGTCCAAGACAATTGACGGCGTAAAAGTATTGGACAACATTTCTTTTACCCTTGGACATGATGACAAGGTTGCCTTTGTAGGCGGCAATGAGCAGGCGAAAACCGTGCTTTTCAGAATCCTTGCAGGTGAACTGGAACCGGATGAGGGTACCTATAAATGGGGAGTTACCACATCTCAGTCCTATTTCCCAAAAGACAATACCGCTGAATTCGACAATGACCTGACGATCGCGGACTGGCTGACACAGTATTCCGAGATCAAGGACGCAACTTATGTGCGTGGCTTCCTGGGACGTATGCTGTTTCCGGGTGAGGACGGCGTAAAAAAAGTGCGCATTCTCTCCGGAGGTGAAAAAGTGAGATGTCTCTTATCAAAAATGATGATTTCCGGTGCCAATGTGCTGATTTTTGATGAGCCTACCAACCATCTGGATATGGAATCCATCACAGCGCTTAACAACGGTATGATAAAATTCCCCGGTGTTATTCTGTTTGCGTCTCATGACCACCAGATTGTACAGACCACAGCCAACCGTATTATGGAAATCCTTCCTAACGGTGTGCTGATCGACAAGATCACCACTTATGATGAATATCTGGCAAGCGATGAAATGGCAAGAAAACGTCAGGTATATACCATGACAGAGGAAGACAATTAA
- a CDS encoding RrF2 family transcriptional regulator: MLITRECDYAVRIVRALAQGEKLCVNQICEKEELTPAFVYKILKKLEKSELVKSFRGSNGGYALKKDIGQITLLDIYLAVEPEFYMIECMNPEKPCVRNQDEEGCKVHKELCRIQKNLLKELGAKTIREIMEEE; the protein is encoded by the coding sequence ATGCTGATTACAAGAGAATGCGACTATGCGGTGCGGATTGTCCGGGCCCTTGCCCAGGGAGAAAAACTCTGCGTGAACCAGATATGTGAGAAGGAGGAACTGACTCCTGCGTTTGTATATAAAATACTTAAAAAACTGGAAAAGAGTGAGCTGGTAAAAAGCTTCAGGGGAAGCAATGGAGGGTATGCTCTGAAAAAGGATATCGGCCAGATTACACTGCTGGATATCTACCTTGCAGTCGAGCCAGAATTTTACATGATCGAGTGTATGAATCCCGAAAAACCCTGTGTACGGAACCAGGATGAAGAGGGCTGCAAGGTCCATAAAGAGCTGTGTAGAATACAGAAAAACCTGCTGAAAGAGCTTGGCGCAAAGACAATCCGTGAAATAATGGAAGAAGAGTAG
- a CDS encoding GNAT family N-acetyltransferase: MEKTVEIMEKNRIADLFAGWEETLIWSCLQDCMGRAFADSVENPRSAQILVGDFCFFAGRPSESLVRNKPDDRESNFVIMVPSSEEWAHVIEEVYQGCSKKIKRYAIKKEPDVFDKDKLENIVKNCPKGFSLRRIDEEVYRQAMENPWSADLCSQFKDYEDYRERGLGTAAFDGHILAAGASSYTVYRGGIEIEVDTRRDYRRKGLALCCAAQLILDCLERGLYPSWDAHNPASVALSEKLGYHFEKEYTAYEVYGFTGKDEGQL; encoded by the coding sequence ATGGAAAAAACAGTGGAGATTATGGAGAAAAATAGAATCGCGGATTTGTTTGCAGGCTGGGAGGAAACCTTGATCTGGTCCTGTCTTCAGGACTGTATGGGAAGGGCCTTTGCGGATTCTGTGGAAAATCCCCGGTCAGCACAGATTCTGGTGGGAGATTTCTGCTTTTTTGCAGGCAGGCCTTCAGAATCTCTTGTGCGGAATAAACCGGATGACAGGGAATCGAATTTTGTCATTATGGTACCGTCTTCAGAAGAATGGGCACATGTGATAGAGGAAGTCTATCAGGGGTGTTCCAAGAAGATCAAGCGCTATGCCATAAAGAAGGAACCTGATGTGTTTGATAAGGATAAGCTTGAAAATATAGTAAAAAATTGTCCAAAGGGGTTTTCCCTGCGCAGGATCGATGAAGAGGTTTACAGGCAGGCGATGGAGAATCCATGGTCTGCAGACTTATGTTCACAGTTTAAGGATTACGAAGACTACCGGGAGCGTGGTCTGGGCACTGCTGCTTTTGATGGGCATATTTTGGCGGCAGGCGCATCTTCTTATACTGTGTACAGAGGAGGAATTGAAATAGAGGTAGATACCCGCCGGGATTACAGAAGAAAGGGATTGGCTCTGTGCTGTGCTGCACAGCTCATACTGGACTGTCTGGAGCGGGGTCTGTATCCCAGTTGGGATGCCCACAATCCCGCTTCTGTGGCCTTGTCAGAGAAACTGGGATATCATTTTGAGAAGGAATATACAGCCTATGAGGTGTATGGATTTACAGGGAAGGACGAAGGGCAGTTATAG
- a CDS encoding MarR family winged helix-turn-helix transcriptional regulator, with translation MNNHFVSIIRRCELSYVRGEMEKYGVIPLEGRLIRILKDKSCSQDDLAEYLNLDKGRIAKNLASLEEKGLVCRRINEKDRRQKFVSLTEKGEEIYEHIRDIYKSWDEICYTGFSREEQLIHQDHIKRIAANAVAYRKKD, from the coding sequence ATGAACAATCATTTTGTCAGCATCATACGGCGCTGCGAATTGTCATATGTAAGAGGCGAAATGGAAAAGTACGGGGTAATCCCCCTGGAAGGCAGACTGATCCGTATTCTCAAGGATAAAAGCTGCAGTCAGGACGATCTGGCAGAATATCTGAATCTAGACAAAGGCCGAATTGCCAAAAATCTGGCATCCCTGGAGGAAAAAGGCCTCGTATGCCGCAGGATCAATGAAAAGGACCGCCGTCAGAAATTTGTATCCCTGACAGAAAAAGGGGAGGAGATCTATGAACATATCCGGGATATCTACAAATCCTGGGACGAAATCTGCTACACCGGCTTTTCCCGGGAGGAACAGCTTATACATCAGGACCACATCAAACGAATTGCAGCCAATGCGGTTGCATACAGAAAAAAAGACTAA
- the nifJ gene encoding pyruvate:ferredoxin (flavodoxin) oxidoreductase, with the protein MARKMKTMDGNHAAAHASYAFSDVAAIYPITPSSVMAEATDEWATQGRKNIFGQEVQVTEMQSEAGAAGAVHGSLAAGALTTTYTASQGLLLMIPNLYKIAGEQLPGVFNVSARALASHALSIFGDHSDVYACRQTGCAMLCESSVQEVMDLTPVAHMASIKGKVPFINFFDGFRTSHEIQKIETWDYEDLKEMVDMDAVDEFRARALNPNHPCQRGSAQNPDIFFQAREACNPYYDALPAIVQEYMDKVNAKIGTDYKLFNYYGAADAEHVIVSMGSVNDTIEETIDYLMAAGKKVGVVKVRLYRPFCADALIEAIPETVKQITVLDRTKEPGSLGEPLYLDVVAALKGSKFDAVPILTGRYGLGSKDTTPAQIVAVYENTEKKKFTVGIVDDVTNLSLEVGTPIVTTPEGTINCKFWGLGADGTVGANKNSIKIIGDNTDMYAQAYFDYDSKKSGGVTMSHLRFGKKPIKSTYLIKKANFVACHNPSYVRKYNMVQELVDGGTFLLNCPWDMEGLEKHLPGQVKAFIADHNIKFYVIDGVKIGIETGMGPTRINTILQSAFFKLADIIPEAQAIDLMKAAAKATYGRKGDDVVAKNWAAIDEGAKQIVEIQVPESWKTAADEGLDLTHAENGRKEVVDFVNNVQAKVTAQEGNSLPVSAFTEYVDGTTPSGTSAYEKRGIAVNIPVWQPENCIQCNRCAYVCPHASIRPVAMTEAEAANAPAALDMTGMKEYKFAITVSALDCTGCGSCANVCPGKKGAKALVMENMEANVESQKFFDYAVSLPIKEDVVAKFKETTVKGSQFKQPLLEFSGACAGCGETPYAKLITQLFGDRMYIANATGCSSIWGNSSPSTPYTVNAKGQGPAWDNSLFEDNAEFGYGMLLAQNAIRGGLKEKVESVMASAEASEEVKAACKEWLDTYNCGATNGAATDKLVAALEGIECDTCKDIVKKKDFLAKKSQWVFGGDGWAYDIGFGGVDHVLASGKDINIMVFDTEVYSNTGGQSSKATPTGAIAQFAAGGKEVKKKDLASIAMSYGYVYVAQISMGADFNQTVKAIAEAEAYPGPSLIIAYAPCINHGIKKGMSKAQTEEELAVKSGYWHNFRFNPEAESKFTLDSKEPTEDYQAFLDGEVRYNSLKRSNPEKAAKLFALNEKQAKERYEYLKKLVTLYGDAEN; encoded by the coding sequence ATGGCTAGAAAGATGAAAACCATGGATGGTAATCATGCAGCAGCTCATGCGTCTTACGCATTTTCCGATGTTGCAGCGATTTACCCGATTACCCCGTCATCTGTAATGGCAGAGGCTACAGACGAATGGGCAACACAGGGAAGAAAGAACATTTTCGGACAAGAAGTACAGGTTACTGAGATGCAGTCTGAGGCAGGTGCAGCTGGTGCTGTGCATGGATCCCTGGCAGCAGGTGCCCTGACTACTACATATACCGCATCACAGGGTCTTCTGTTAATGATCCCTAATCTTTATAAAATCGCTGGTGAGCAGTTACCGGGTGTATTCAACGTATCTGCCCGTGCACTGGCAAGCCACGCACTGTCAATCTTCGGTGACCATTCCGACGTATACGCATGTCGTCAGACAGGATGCGCTATGCTCTGTGAATCTTCCGTACAGGAAGTTATGGACCTGACACCGGTTGCTCATATGGCATCTATCAAAGGCAAAGTTCCGTTTATCAACTTCTTTGACGGTTTCCGTACTTCTCATGAGATCCAGAAGATCGAGACATGGGATTACGAAGATTTAAAAGAGATGGTAGACATGGACGCTGTGGATGAATTCCGCGCTCGCGCACTGAATCCAAACCATCCGTGCCAGAGAGGTTCAGCTCAGAACCCTGACATCTTCTTCCAGGCAAGAGAAGCATGTAATCCGTACTACGATGCTTTACCGGCAATCGTTCAGGAATACATGGACAAAGTAAACGCTAAGATCGGTACAGATTACAAACTGTTCAACTATTACGGTGCAGCAGACGCTGAGCATGTGATCGTTTCTATGGGATCTGTAAATGATACAATTGAAGAGACTATCGATTATCTGATGGCAGCAGGCAAGAAGGTAGGCGTTGTAAAAGTTCGTCTGTACAGACCATTCTGCGCTGACGCACTGATCGAAGCGATTCCTGAGACTGTAAAACAGATCACTGTTTTAGACAGAACAAAAGAACCTGGTTCTCTGGGTGAGCCGTTATACTTAGATGTTGTGGCTGCATTAAAGGGAAGCAAGTTCGATGCAGTTCCGATCCTGACAGGACGTTACGGCTTAGGTTCCAAAGATACAACACCGGCTCAGATCGTTGCTGTATATGAGAACACAGAGAAGAAAAAATTCACAGTTGGTATCGTGGATGACGTTACAAATCTGTCTCTGGAAGTTGGTACTCCTATCGTTACAACACCGGAAGGAACCATCAACTGTAAATTCTGGGGTCTGGGCGCTGATGGTACTGTAGGTGCCAACAAGAACTCCATTAAGATCATCGGTGACAACACAGACATGTACGCACAGGCTTACTTTGACTATGATTCAAAGAAATCCGGCGGTGTTACAATGTCTCACCTGCGTTTTGGTAAAAAACCGATCAAATCCACATACCTGATCAAGAAAGCAAACTTCGTTGCATGCCATAATCCTTCCTATGTGAGAAAATACAACATGGTTCAGGAACTGGTAGACGGAGGTACATTCCTGCTGAACTGTCCTTGGGATATGGAAGGTCTGGAAAAACATTTACCGGGACAGGTAAAAGCATTCATCGCAGATCACAACATCAAATTCTATGTGATCGACGGCGTTAAGATCGGTATTGAGACAGGCATGGGCCCGACTCGTATCAACACGATCCTGCAGTCCGCATTCTTTAAACTGGCTGATATCATTCCGGAAGCTCAGGCTATCGATTTAATGAAAGCAGCAGCAAAAGCAACATACGGACGTAAAGGTGATGATGTAGTTGCTAAGAACTGGGCAGCTATCGATGAAGGTGCAAAACAGATCGTAGAAATACAGGTTCCGGAAAGCTGGAAAACAGCAGCAGACGAAGGTCTTGACCTGACTCATGCTGAGAACGGAAGAAAAGAAGTTGTAGACTTCGTAAATAACGTTCAGGCTAAAGTTACAGCTCAGGAAGGTAACTCCCTGCCGGTATCTGCATTTACAGAATATGTTGATGGTACAACTCCATCCGGAACATCTGCTTACGAGAAACGTGGTATTGCAGTAAATATCCCGGTATGGCAGCCGGAAAACTGTATCCAGTGTAACCGCTGTGCATACGTTTGTCCGCATGCGTCCATCCGTCCGGTTGCTATGACAGAGGCTGAGGCAGCAAATGCTCCGGCAGCTCTTGACATGACCGGCATGAAAGAATATAAATTTGCTATCACAGTATCCGCTCTTGACTGTACCGGATGTGGTTCCTGTGCAAATGTCTGCCCAGGCAAGAAAGGTGCAAAAGCCCTTGTTATGGAGAACATGGAAGCAAATGTAGAATCTCAGAAATTCTTTGATTACGCAGTATCTCTTCCGATCAAAGAAGATGTTGTTGCAAAATTCAAAGAGACAACTGTTAAAGGCTCTCAGTTCAAACAGCCTCTGCTTGAGTTCTCAGGAGCTTGTGCAGGTTGTGGTGAGACACCATATGCGAAGCTGATCACTCAGTTGTTCGGCGACAGAATGTACATTGCAAACGCAACAGGATGTTCCTCTATCTGGGGTAACTCCTCACCGTCTACACCGTACACTGTAAACGCAAAAGGACAGGGTCCTGCATGGGATAACTCTCTGTTCGAGGATAACGCAGAGTTCGGTTACGGTATGTTACTGGCTCAGAACGCGATCCGCGGCGGCTTAAAAGAGAAAGTGGAATCCGTAATGGCAAGCGCTGAAGCTTCTGAAGAAGTAAAAGCAGCATGCAAAGAATGGTTAGATACCTACAATTGCGGTGCTACCAACGGTGCAGCAACTGACAAACTGGTTGCAGCTCTGGAAGGAATCGAATGCGATACCTGCAAAGATATTGTTAAGAAAAAAGACTTCCTGGCTAAAAAATCCCAGTGGGTATTTGGTGGTGACGGATGGGCTTACGATATCGGATTCGGTGGTGTTGACCATGTATTAGCAAGTGGAAAAGATATCAACATTATGGTATTCGATACAGAGGTTTACTCCAACACAGGCGGACAGTCTTCAAAGGCTACTCCGACAGGTGCTATTGCGCAGTTCGCTGCAGGCGGTAAAGAAGTTAAGAAGAAAGACCTTGCTTCCATCGCTATGAGCTATGGTTATGTATATGTTGCACAGATTTCCATGGGTGCAGACTTTAACCAGACTGTAAAAGCAATTGCTGAGGCTGAGGCATATCCGGGACCGTCCCTGATCATCGCTTACGCTCCGTGTATCAATCACGGTATCAAGAAAGGTATGAGCAAAGCTCAGACAGAGGAAGAACTGGCTGTTAAATCCGGATATTGGCATAACTTCCGCTTCAATCCGGAAGCAGAAAGCAAATTTACTCTGGATTCCAAAGAGCCAACAGAAGATTATCAGGCATTCCTGGATGGAGAAGTTCGTTACAATTCTCTGAAACGTTCTAATCCTGAAAAAGCTGCTAAGCTTTTCGCTCTGAATGAGAAACAGGCTAAGGAAAGATATGAATATCTGAAGAAACTGGTTACTCTGTACGGAGATGCAGAAAACTAA